From Arachis stenosperma cultivar V10309 chromosome 2, arast.V10309.gnm1.PFL2, whole genome shotgun sequence, one genomic window encodes:
- the LOC130961383 gene encoding O-fucosyltransferase 30 isoform X1, with protein sequence MLPKRKPQNRVPLVPVSVVIIVVSFMFLYYYYMMPSSSLNGLSKNMALHSGQCSSQALALGEKFVWYAPHSGFSNQLSEFKNAILMAGILNRTLIVPPILDHHAVALGSCPKFRVFDPNEIRISVWNHVIELMRERRYISIAEIIDVSSLVSKSLVRVIDLRDFVSIWCGISLDSACLNDSTLQSSVSETLKQCGSLIAGLRGSDNKCVHAIRNDCRTTVWIYDQGGGEDGTLDPFQPDEQLKKKKNLSYVRKRRDVFKSLGPGSKVESASLLAFGSLFSSPYKGSELYMDIRESPQDQRLQSLMREIKYLPFVPEIMSAGKEFARRTIKAPFLCAQLRLLDGQFKNHHKATFQGLRQSLESLGQKGSEQIHIFIMTDLPRDNWTGTYLGDLVNDAHNYKVYFLRDTDEVVRQAAVKLMAAGHGQRFITNSKTVAGKKYCSNPSLPDVLLYVEQAVCGCASLGFVGTSGSTIAENIELMRKYGSDYCRS encoded by the exons ATGTTGCCTAAGAGGAAACCACAGAACAGAGTTCCCCTTGTTCCTGTGTCGGTTGTTATCATTGTTGTGTCATTCATGTTTCTCTATTACTACTATATGATGCCTAGTTCATCCCTCAATGGATTGTCCAAAAATATGGCATTACATTCCGGGCAATGCTCTAGCCAAGCATTGGCATTAGGGGAGAAATTTGTTTGGTATGCGCCGCACAGCGGGTTCAGCAACCAGCTTTCGGAATTCAAGAATGCGattctaatggcagggatactGAATAGAACCTTGATTGTTCCTCCTATTTTAGATCATCATGCTGTTGCTCTAGGCAGCTGTCCGAAGTTTCGGGTTTTCGATCCGAATGAGATTCGGATTTCTGTTTGGAACCATGTGATTGAGCTCATGCGCGAGAGAAG GTATATCTCTATTGCCGAAATTATAGATGTCTCATCATTAGTTTCTAAGTCTCTTGTTCGAGTGATAGACCTTAGGGATTTTGTGTCAATATGGTGTGGCATCAGCTTGGATTCGGCTTGCTTAAATGATTCAACATTACAATCCTCTGTTTCTGAAACCCTGAAGCAATGTGGATCCCTTATAGCCGGGCTTCGTGGGAGTGATAACAAGTGTGTACATGCTATCCGTAACGACTGCAGAACTACAGTATGGATTTATGACCAAGGTGGTGGTGAGGATGGCACATTAGATCCATTCCAACCAGATGAGCaactgaagaagaaaaagaacttatCATACGTTCGGAAAAGGAGAGATGTATTTAAGTCTCTTGGACCTGGTTCTAAGGTTGAATCAGCCTCACTACTGGCATTTGGAAGCCTTTTTTCATCCCCATACAAAGGATCCGAGCTATACATGGATATTCGTGAATCTCCTCAGGATCAAAGGCTACAATCTTTGATGAGAGAAATCAAGTATCTTCCATTCGTTCCGGAAATTATGAGTGCTGGAAAGGAGTTTGCTCGCAGAACAATAAAAGCTCCATTTCTTTGTGCACAGCTTAGATTGTTGGACGGGCAGTTTAAGAATCATCACAAGGCTACATTTCAAGGGTTAAGACAAAGCTTAGAATCTTTAGGGCAGAAAGGCTCCGAACAAATCCATATATTTATAATGACTGATCTGCCAAGAGATAATTGGACCGGAACCTACTTAGGTGATTTAGTTAATGATGCACATAACTATAAAGTGTATTTCCTAAGAGACACTGATGAAGTGGTCAGACAAGCAGCCGTAAAACTCATGGCGGCAGGTCATGGGCAGAGGTTCATTACGAACTCCAAAACTGTGGCCGGTAAAAAGTATTGTTCCAATCCATCATTACCTGATGTACTTCTTTATGTTGAGCAGGCTGTCTGTGGCTGTGCATCTCTTGGTTTTGTTGGAACTTCTGGATCGACCATTGCTGAAAATATCGAACTAATGAGAAAATATGGCTCCGATTATTGTCGGAGTTAA
- the LOC130962321 gene encoding auxin-responsive protein SAUR36, which produces MRFKLGKRALRVTRWVFRRIKIRPVYQRLDGSSRKPMSKLLNWGRKLTSGAKLLCNSTKIGSGYTRVGADPNPPVPKGYLAVYVGQKDGGEFRRVLVPVVYFNHPLFGELLRESEAEFGYHHPGGITIPCRVTEFEQVKTRIASGSACKRLTWLRHH; this is translated from the coding sequence ATGAGATTCAAGCTCGGGAAGCGTGCGCTTCGGGTCACCCGCTGGGTCTTCAGACGGATCAAGATCCGACCTGTGTACCAACGGTTGGACGGGTCATCACGGAAGCCCATGTCAAAGCTTCTCAATTGGGGCCGCAAGTTGACTAGTGGGGCGAAGTTGTTATGTAATTCTACAAAAATCGGGTCGGGCTATACTCGGGTTGGGGCTGACCCGAATCCTCCTGTGCCTAAGGGATACTTGGCTGTGTATGTAGGGCAAAAGGACGGTGGCGAGTTCCGGCGCGTGCTTGTGCCGGTGGTTTACTTCAACCATCCCTTATTTGGAGAGTTGCTTCGCGAGTCGGAGGCCGAGTTCGGATACCACCACCCGGGCGGGATCACGATACCTTGCCGGGTCACTGAGTTTGAACAAGTCAAGACCCGGATTGCATCCGGATCGGCTTGTAAGAGGCTTACGTGGCTGCGGCATCATTAA
- the LOC130961383 gene encoding O-fucosyltransferase 30 isoform X2 encodes MALHSGQCSSQALALGEKFVWYAPHSGFSNQLSEFKNAILMAGILNRTLIVPPILDHHAVALGSCPKFRVFDPNEIRISVWNHVIELMRERRYISIAEIIDVSSLVSKSLVRVIDLRDFVSIWCGISLDSACLNDSTLQSSVSETLKQCGSLIAGLRGSDNKCVHAIRNDCRTTVWIYDQGGGEDGTLDPFQPDEQLKKKKNLSYVRKRRDVFKSLGPGSKVESASLLAFGSLFSSPYKGSELYMDIRESPQDQRLQSLMREIKYLPFVPEIMSAGKEFARRTIKAPFLCAQLRLLDGQFKNHHKATFQGLRQSLESLGQKGSEQIHIFIMTDLPRDNWTGTYLGDLVNDAHNYKVYFLRDTDEVVRQAAVKLMAAGHGQRFITNSKTVAGKKYCSNPSLPDVLLYVEQAVCGCASLGFVGTSGSTIAENIELMRKYGSDYCRS; translated from the exons ATGGCATTACATTCCGGGCAATGCTCTAGCCAAGCATTGGCATTAGGGGAGAAATTTGTTTGGTATGCGCCGCACAGCGGGTTCAGCAACCAGCTTTCGGAATTCAAGAATGCGattctaatggcagggatactGAATAGAACCTTGATTGTTCCTCCTATTTTAGATCATCATGCTGTTGCTCTAGGCAGCTGTCCGAAGTTTCGGGTTTTCGATCCGAATGAGATTCGGATTTCTGTTTGGAACCATGTGATTGAGCTCATGCGCGAGAGAAG GTATATCTCTATTGCCGAAATTATAGATGTCTCATCATTAGTTTCTAAGTCTCTTGTTCGAGTGATAGACCTTAGGGATTTTGTGTCAATATGGTGTGGCATCAGCTTGGATTCGGCTTGCTTAAATGATTCAACATTACAATCCTCTGTTTCTGAAACCCTGAAGCAATGTGGATCCCTTATAGCCGGGCTTCGTGGGAGTGATAACAAGTGTGTACATGCTATCCGTAACGACTGCAGAACTACAGTATGGATTTATGACCAAGGTGGTGGTGAGGATGGCACATTAGATCCATTCCAACCAGATGAGCaactgaagaagaaaaagaacttatCATACGTTCGGAAAAGGAGAGATGTATTTAAGTCTCTTGGACCTGGTTCTAAGGTTGAATCAGCCTCACTACTGGCATTTGGAAGCCTTTTTTCATCCCCATACAAAGGATCCGAGCTATACATGGATATTCGTGAATCTCCTCAGGATCAAAGGCTACAATCTTTGATGAGAGAAATCAAGTATCTTCCATTCGTTCCGGAAATTATGAGTGCTGGAAAGGAGTTTGCTCGCAGAACAATAAAAGCTCCATTTCTTTGTGCACAGCTTAGATTGTTGGACGGGCAGTTTAAGAATCATCACAAGGCTACATTTCAAGGGTTAAGACAAAGCTTAGAATCTTTAGGGCAGAAAGGCTCCGAACAAATCCATATATTTATAATGACTGATCTGCCAAGAGATAATTGGACCGGAACCTACTTAGGTGATTTAGTTAATGATGCACATAACTATAAAGTGTATTTCCTAAGAGACACTGATGAAGTGGTCAGACAAGCAGCCGTAAAACTCATGGCGGCAGGTCATGGGCAGAGGTTCATTACGAACTCCAAAACTGTGGCCGGTAAAAAGTATTGTTCCAATCCATCATTACCTGATGTACTTCTTTATGTTGAGCAGGCTGTCTGTGGCTGTGCATCTCTTGGTTTTGTTGGAACTTCTGGATCGACCATTGCTGAAAATATCGAACTAATGAGAAAATATGGCTCCGATTATTGTCGGAGTTAA